The proteins below are encoded in one region of Nocardioides marmorisolisilvae:
- a CDS encoding molybdopterin-dependent oxidoreductase: MELTRPPAAGSDLDASAWKASACILCECNCGIEILVDPATGGFTKIRGDKLHPSSEGYTCNKALRLDAYQNGRNDRLMSPLRRREDGTFEEVDWDTALEGIAQRLTAIKDEHGGESIFYYGGGGQGNHLGGAYSPATMAAYGARYRSSALAQEKTGDFWVSARMLGRPHRSDIEHAEVAVFLGKNPYQSHGFPRARSVLKEISKDPARSMIVIDPVRTETAELADFHLQLRPGTDLHLVTALVAVLVQEDLIDHDWLAERADGLDAVTAVMRDVPIASHCAIADVPEDLVRAAARRIASADSVAMLEDLGVQMNRHSTVVSYVEKLVWLLTGNFAKPGTQYVFSGLARIARDRGKALDETPRTPVTGAPIISGLVPCNVIPDEILTDRPARFRAAIVESSNPLHSLADSQRMTEAFRALDLLVVIDVALTETALEADYVLPAPTQFEKYEATFFDFEFPRNIFHLRHPVVEAPAGMLAEPEIHARLCELSGAVCEADYAELRAALAEGREAFATAMMRVLTDHRLARLAPVLLYRTLGPTLPGGAAAAAVLWGASVMCAMENPAGVARAGYGDGLMAGDRLFDAILAGQHGVVITDDEYDASWERLGGHRIQLDVPELLEVVAGLTTDDPVPVDRDYPFVLSAGERRAFTANTIIRDGSWRRRDPEGALRLSVSDAAALGLETGDRVRVSTRRGAAEVPVEIVDSMRAGHVSLPNGLGVTSRSGERVGVRLNELTASEDRDEFVGTPWHKYVPARLEKLPAGVTAMTTS, from the coding sequence TCCGCGGCGACAAGCTGCACCCATCCTCCGAGGGCTACACCTGTAACAAGGCCCTGCGCCTGGACGCCTATCAGAACGGCCGCAACGACCGGCTCATGTCTCCCCTGCGCCGGCGCGAGGACGGCACGTTCGAGGAGGTCGACTGGGACACGGCGTTGGAGGGAATCGCCCAGCGACTGACGGCCATCAAGGACGAGCACGGCGGCGAGTCGATCTTCTACTACGGGGGTGGCGGGCAGGGTAACCACCTCGGCGGTGCCTACTCCCCCGCCACGATGGCTGCGTACGGCGCCCGCTACCGATCCAGCGCGCTGGCGCAGGAGAAGACCGGCGACTTCTGGGTGTCCGCACGGATGCTCGGGCGGCCACACCGCTCCGACATCGAGCACGCCGAGGTGGCGGTCTTCCTCGGCAAGAACCCGTATCAGTCCCACGGATTCCCCCGCGCCCGCTCGGTGCTCAAGGAGATCAGCAAGGATCCGGCCCGTTCGATGATCGTCATCGACCCGGTCCGCACCGAGACCGCCGAGCTGGCCGACTTCCACCTGCAGCTTCGTCCAGGCACCGACCTGCACCTGGTCACGGCGTTGGTCGCGGTCCTGGTTCAGGAGGATCTGATCGATCACGACTGGCTCGCCGAGCGTGCCGACGGACTCGACGCCGTCACGGCGGTCATGCGTGACGTTCCGATCGCGTCGCACTGCGCCATCGCCGACGTGCCCGAGGACCTCGTCCGCGCGGCCGCCAGGCGTATCGCGAGCGCGGACTCGGTCGCGATGCTCGAGGACCTCGGCGTCCAGATGAACCGCCACTCGACCGTCGTGTCGTACGTCGAGAAGCTGGTCTGGTTGCTCACCGGCAACTTCGCCAAGCCTGGCACCCAGTACGTGTTCTCCGGGCTGGCCCGGATCGCCCGCGATCGCGGGAAGGCTCTCGACGAGACGCCACGCACGCCGGTCACCGGCGCGCCGATCATCAGCGGGCTGGTGCCCTGCAACGTGATCCCCGATGAGATCCTCACCGACCGCCCTGCGCGCTTCCGGGCGGCGATCGTGGAGAGCAGCAACCCGCTCCACTCACTGGCCGACAGCCAGCGGATGACCGAGGCGTTCCGCGCGCTCGACCTGCTCGTGGTCATCGACGTCGCGCTGACGGAAACCGCGCTCGAGGCCGACTACGTGCTGCCGGCGCCCACCCAGTTCGAGAAGTACGAGGCGACGTTCTTCGACTTCGAGTTCCCGCGCAACATCTTCCACCTGCGGCACCCGGTCGTCGAAGCACCCGCCGGGATGCTGGCTGAGCCCGAGATCCACGCCCGGCTGTGCGAGCTGTCCGGGGCGGTATGCGAGGCCGACTATGCGGAACTGCGCGCAGCACTCGCCGAGGGCCGCGAGGCGTTCGCCACCGCGATGATGCGCGTGCTGACCGACCATCGCCTCGCGCGCCTTGCCCCAGTGCTGCTCTACCGCACCCTCGGCCCGACCCTGCCCGGCGGGGCGGCTGCCGCCGCGGTCCTGTGGGGCGCATCGGTGATGTGCGCGATGGAGAATCCCGCCGGCGTCGCCAGGGCAGGGTACGGCGACGGTCTGATGGCGGGTGACCGGCTCTTCGACGCCATCCTCGCCGGCCAGCACGGCGTCGTCATCACCGATGACGAGTACGACGCCTCGTGGGAGCGGCTCGGCGGCCATCGCATCCAGCTCGACGTGCCTGAGCTGCTGGAGGTCGTGGCGGGGCTGACCACCGACGATCCCGTCCCGGTCGATCGGGACTATCCCTTCGTGCTTTCCGCTGGCGAACGACGAGCGTTCACCGCCAACACCATCATCCGGGACGGCAGCTGGCGACGACGCGATCCCGAGGGCGCCTTGCGCCTCTCCGTCTCCGACGCGGCGGCGCTCGGGCTGGAGACCGGCGACCGGGTGCGGGTGAGCACGCGGCGCGGCGCAGCCGAGGTGCCCGTGGAGATCGTCGACTCCATGCGCGCTGGCCACGTGTCGCTGCCCAACGGACTGGGCGTCACCTCGCGAAGCGGAGAGCGGGTCGGCGTACGCCTGAATGAGCTCACCGCGTCGGAAGACCGCGACGAGTTCGTCGGGACTCCGTGGCACAAGTACGTCCCGGCTCGCCTGGAGAAGCTGCCTGCTGGCGTCACCGCGATGACGACCTCCTGA